In one Bactrocera tryoni isolate S06 chromosome 5, CSIRO_BtryS06_freeze2, whole genome shotgun sequence genomic region, the following are encoded:
- the LOC120778733 gene encoding insulin-like growth factor-binding protein complex acid labile subunit isoform X1 has translation MNHRELAFVLILFITFGQRLQLSAAQKCKPLSGSNNFGIYRCQGVQTLSEIEQELMATWRGIVVSNRKEDYLDFTPAQSGEQQTQTKWAQITDLDLSQAGALNLEDGSFSSFTALERLNLTNAQLDGLKPRYFPVASKLELLDASGNDLQSLRAVNFQHLTQLRVANFSHNNIKLVAADALAVLVHLEQLNLENNALTNASVGTCNNLRKLKLGHNDIKKISGYEFVGLPQLRHLSLSFNSIHSITDGAFQALTALTVLNLSGNSLRKLSAETFQGMERIPLQYLDLSSNDLSSLPSELFTPLRQLQILNLSANQLESPPSGLFVGLTQLRKLYIYDNDIGIFQANTFANLTALDTLDLSTNHVQELQGNIFGTTALPRFRKLMIKANNLKHLHPLAFDVLPSMEYLSLGYNELNTLDRRMFEPMRSLRKLHLGNNLFEEITLDVLHALSELSELLLDNNKLSFLPNMADVAFPNMRKFSLEGNPWQCSCLDEVLDWLNSKQVDYFRAQSPYYQGQRSLCVVTSKDVCVRNLAQVKEEGFAELQENFIE, from the exons ATGAATCACCGAGAACTTGcatttgttctgattttattcataacatttGGCCAACGCTTGCAGTTGTCCGCTGCACAGAAATGCAAACCACTAAGTGGCTCAAACAATTTCGGGATCTACAGATGCCAAGGTGTGCAGACGCTGAGCGAGATAGAGCAAGAGTTAATGGCTACTTGGCGTGGCATAGTTGTGAGCAATCGCAAGGAAGATTACCTCGACTTTACAC CAGCGCAATCGGGCGAGCAGCAGACACAAACAAAGTGGGCGCAGATTACTGATTTGGACTTATCGCAGGCTGGTGCTTTAAACCTCGAGGACGGTAGCTTCAGCTCGTTCACGGCTTTAGAGCGTTTAAACCTCACCAACGCACAATTGGACGGATTGAAGCCACGGTATTTCCCTGTTGCCTCAAAACTGGAGTTGCTGGATGCGAGCGGGAATGATTTGCAGAGCTTAAGAGCAGTGAATTTTCAGCATTTAACACAATTGAGGGTGGCGAATTTTTCCCATAATAATATAAAGTTGGTGGCAGCAGACGCTTTAGCGGTATTGGTGCATTTGGAGCAACTTAATTTGGAGAACAATGCGCTGACGAACGCCTCCGTCGGTACCTGTAATAATCTGCGAAAGCTAAAACTCGGGCATAATGACATAAAAAAG ATATCTGGGTATGAATTTGTTGGCTTGCCGCAACTGCGACATCTCAGCCTGAGCTTCAACTCTATACACAGCATCACCGATGGCGCGTTTCAGGCGCTGACCGCCCTTACCGTACTCAACCTTTCCGGCAATTCATTGCGTAAGCTTTCCGCAGAAACATTTCAGGGCATGGAGCGTATACCACTACAATATCTGGACCTCAGTTCAAATGATTTGAGCAGTTTGCCGTCTGAGCTCTTTACACCTCTACGCCAATTACAAATTCTGAACCTCAGTGCCAATCAGTTGGAGTCTCCACCGTCCGGTCTTTTCGTAGGACTGACGCAGCTACGTAAGCTGTATATTTACGACAACGATATCGGCATATTTCAAGCCAACACTTTTGCAAATCTCACTGCTCTCGACACACTGGACCTATCTACTAACCATGTACAAGAACTTCAAGGCAACATTTTTGGTACAACAGCCTTACCGCGCTTCCGAAAGCTTATGATAAAAGCCAACAACTTGAAGCACCTACATCCACTAGCGTTTGATGTCTTGCCCTCCATGGAATACCTTTCATTGGGCTACAATGAACTGAACACTCTAGACAGGCGTATGTTCGAACCGATGCGAAGCTTGCGGAAACTCCATTTGGGTAATAATTTGTTTGAAGAAATAACTTTGGACGTGCTGCATGCACTTAGCGAGCTATCAGAACTATTGTTGGATAATAACAAGCTGTCATTTCTGCCGAATATGGCAGACGTAGCATTTCCCAATATGCGGAAGTTCTCATTGGAAGGCAATCCATGGCAATGTAGCTGCCTTGACGAGGTCCTGGACTGGTTGAATTCGAAGCAAGTGGACTATTTCAGAGCTCAGAGCCCCTATTATCAGGGCCAGAGATCTCTGTGTGTCGTGACGAGTAAAGACGTATGCGTTCGGAATTTGGCTCAGGTGAAAGAGGAAGGTTTCGCTGAATTACaggaaaattttattgaataa
- the LOC120778733 gene encoding insulin-like growth factor-binding protein complex acid labile subunit isoform X2 produces the protein MNHRELAFVLILFITFGQRLQLSAAQKCKPLSGSNNFGIYRCQGVQTLSEIEQELMATWRGIVVSNRKEDYLDFTPQSGEQQTQTKWAQITDLDLSQAGALNLEDGSFSSFTALERLNLTNAQLDGLKPRYFPVASKLELLDASGNDLQSLRAVNFQHLTQLRVANFSHNNIKLVAADALAVLVHLEQLNLENNALTNASVGTCNNLRKLKLGHNDIKKISGYEFVGLPQLRHLSLSFNSIHSITDGAFQALTALTVLNLSGNSLRKLSAETFQGMERIPLQYLDLSSNDLSSLPSELFTPLRQLQILNLSANQLESPPSGLFVGLTQLRKLYIYDNDIGIFQANTFANLTALDTLDLSTNHVQELQGNIFGTTALPRFRKLMIKANNLKHLHPLAFDVLPSMEYLSLGYNELNTLDRRMFEPMRSLRKLHLGNNLFEEITLDVLHALSELSELLLDNNKLSFLPNMADVAFPNMRKFSLEGNPWQCSCLDEVLDWLNSKQVDYFRAQSPYYQGQRSLCVVTSKDVCVRNLAQVKEEGFAELQENFIE, from the exons ATGAATCACCGAGAACTTGcatttgttctgattttattcataacatttGGCCAACGCTTGCAGTTGTCCGCTGCACAGAAATGCAAACCACTAAGTGGCTCAAACAATTTCGGGATCTACAGATGCCAAGGTGTGCAGACGCTGAGCGAGATAGAGCAAGAGTTAATGGCTACTTGGCGTGGCATAGTTGTGAGCAATCGCAAGGAAGATTACCTCGACTTTACAC CGCAATCGGGCGAGCAGCAGACACAAACAAAGTGGGCGCAGATTACTGATTTGGACTTATCGCAGGCTGGTGCTTTAAACCTCGAGGACGGTAGCTTCAGCTCGTTCACGGCTTTAGAGCGTTTAAACCTCACCAACGCACAATTGGACGGATTGAAGCCACGGTATTTCCCTGTTGCCTCAAAACTGGAGTTGCTGGATGCGAGCGGGAATGATTTGCAGAGCTTAAGAGCAGTGAATTTTCAGCATTTAACACAATTGAGGGTGGCGAATTTTTCCCATAATAATATAAAGTTGGTGGCAGCAGACGCTTTAGCGGTATTGGTGCATTTGGAGCAACTTAATTTGGAGAACAATGCGCTGACGAACGCCTCCGTCGGTACCTGTAATAATCTGCGAAAGCTAAAACTCGGGCATAATGACATAAAAAAG ATATCTGGGTATGAATTTGTTGGCTTGCCGCAACTGCGACATCTCAGCCTGAGCTTCAACTCTATACACAGCATCACCGATGGCGCGTTTCAGGCGCTGACCGCCCTTACCGTACTCAACCTTTCCGGCAATTCATTGCGTAAGCTTTCCGCAGAAACATTTCAGGGCATGGAGCGTATACCACTACAATATCTGGACCTCAGTTCAAATGATTTGAGCAGTTTGCCGTCTGAGCTCTTTACACCTCTACGCCAATTACAAATTCTGAACCTCAGTGCCAATCAGTTGGAGTCTCCACCGTCCGGTCTTTTCGTAGGACTGACGCAGCTACGTAAGCTGTATATTTACGACAACGATATCGGCATATTTCAAGCCAACACTTTTGCAAATCTCACTGCTCTCGACACACTGGACCTATCTACTAACCATGTACAAGAACTTCAAGGCAACATTTTTGGTACAACAGCCTTACCGCGCTTCCGAAAGCTTATGATAAAAGCCAACAACTTGAAGCACCTACATCCACTAGCGTTTGATGTCTTGCCCTCCATGGAATACCTTTCATTGGGCTACAATGAACTGAACACTCTAGACAGGCGTATGTTCGAACCGATGCGAAGCTTGCGGAAACTCCATTTGGGTAATAATTTGTTTGAAGAAATAACTTTGGACGTGCTGCATGCACTTAGCGAGCTATCAGAACTATTGTTGGATAATAACAAGCTGTCATTTCTGCCGAATATGGCAGACGTAGCATTTCCCAATATGCGGAAGTTCTCATTGGAAGGCAATCCATGGCAATGTAGCTGCCTTGACGAGGTCCTGGACTGGTTGAATTCGAAGCAAGTGGACTATTTCAGAGCTCAGAGCCCCTATTATCAGGGCCAGAGATCTCTGTGTGTCGTGACGAGTAAAGACGTATGCGTTCGGAATTTGGCTCAGGTGAAAGAGGAAGGTTTCGCTGAATTACaggaaaattttattgaataa